Within the Solenopsis invicta isolate M01_SB chromosome 11, UNIL_Sinv_3.0, whole genome shotgun sequence genome, the region atgatattcaTCAGTTCTTCATCGATTTGTAAACTCGGGTTTCTTTATTGACAATTATAATATCGAGTGATAATCGACAGAGTAATAATCTAACGGACAGAAGACAGTGTAAAATACAACTCTTGTACTTTGTGAACAGCTTATTTAatgtctatttttaataatgtagatTGAGTTTGACttcggtttaatttactttttattcttttctagttctaaaaattaggaaaatataaaaagtaagttaaattgagatcaaaCTTAATCTAAATTGACACAAGCCTTTAATTGTTActtaacgtaattatttttcaatttgtatgCGTACATAATCGTATTTGGACTCGCATTAATTTGGCTAACGGTATCCTTacggaaaaataatataagaccaaaaaaattattgaaaattattggaaaaccattcaaatctaatattgtaCACTTAGTTGCAATGGCTTTTTTCGCTAGTTTTACTAGTATTTTTCCATAAGGACGCCCACTGTATTAatgcttaatatatatttgaaataattttattttaaatacaatttttgtacatatacatacatacatacatacatacatatatatatatatatatatatatatatatatatatatatatatacgtacacatacacaaaattataataaccaacttttattttacgatttaaTTTACAGTCTTATACTATCTATTAAAGACGATGAACTAAAATTTGCGGATTACGAGTTGCGCAATTAATCACACTGATAAATAAGGAGTGACATTATACAAGTATGGCTACACACGCATTTCGTGGTATTCAGAGGCTGAGTCAAATATTCGATGCAGGAATAAGAACACTGAACCCCATATTAAGATATGCATCAACTTCGTCGCAAACTAAGATTATAACGGGGCCAAATAATGAGAAGATTATTATGCCCCCGGATGGAGAGGCTTCTTACCCGGAAACCTTGGTCCACGAGTTCGTTTGGAACGATAGCGAGAATTACCCTAATCATATTGCTTTGGtaacgttttttatttaataaagttatattaaataatacactaATTTCGATTTTAAGAGTAggcgatataaattttataacgtaCTTTGCGCAGGAATGTGGCATAAGTGGCAAGAAGTACACGTTCGCGCAAGCCAAGGATGCGACAAGTTATATCGGCAGAAGTTTACGGAACATGGGTCTCAAAAAAGGTGATGTGGTAGCACTAATGGCACCCAATTTTCCGGACACAGTTTTAAGTTTACTTGGGATCATGTCAGGCGGACTTATTGTCACTACTATAAATCCGCAGTATACGGCTGGTAAATCGCTTTACgttatatttcaaacattccATTTTATTTGAGATCcatataaaatgtacatataaaatatttaacaaacgtAAAAAGAAGTAAAGAAAATCGCAGAAAGTGGTGAATTAAACTCATTGTTACAATAAGTAGacgtaatgaaaatttttagagGAAATGCAAAAACAGCTGTtgaaaattaatgcaaaagCAATGATTATGTCGACCGAAATTGCATCCAGAGTGCGCGCTACAACAAGGGCATGTCTTCCACGTGAAACTCCTTTTATCGTGATTGACGATAAAACTGGTCCTATGCCAGAGGGTTCAATACCTTTTGATGTGAGTATCAAGGACATGTATATGAATAAATcagcaatatttaaatgttGCAAAGAAAATGATTAAGAACAAATAGATACAAGCgtgcataaaaatttttcaggaTCTCATAACGCGAGGCAAATCATTGTCACCTTTAAATATAAACACTAATTGTGACGATGTAGCGCTTTTACCATTTTCAAGTGGCACTACTGGATTACCAAAAGGTGTTATGCTAACACATCGCAACTTGGTATCTAACATGATGATGACTCAGACTACTTTAAATCCATTTCAGCCTACTACAAGTATTGTcttatattttatctaacaaattattactttagCCTTCTTGCTTGCGTTTACCAAACTTTGCGAGTTTCAAATTGTTATATGctacttattataattttttatttgaaatagttTCCTATATTCTACAGTCATTCGAGACATATAATTTtcgtatttatcataaattaacatttttaaatgttttctagGCACATATCAGGAAGTAATACTTGCCGTATTACCTCTTTTCCATATTTATGGGATAAATTGTACAGCATTTCCACGTCTCGCTTTCGGTGGGAAAGTAGTCACCATACCAAAATTTCAACCAGAGACGTTCGTGAAAGTATTAGAAAAAAACAAGGTGATTTATTGTTTGCTATATACGATTTTTGAATTGTACCAGCAATTtttcgattaaatattttgattacttTGTAACAATAAGATAAAGTATCAGTCCGTGCTCTgcgtaattttgtatttttatatcatcAATCATAGAGAAACAATTTTCTCTTgtgcatttgtaaataaaattatgaaagttTTAAAGCATTAACTTGCGATATGGAACTTTACAGATAACTGTACTGTTTTGCGTACCACCCATGGTACTTTTTCTAACATCTTCGCCTCTTGTGAAGAAGCATTATTTCGATCATATGCATATGATGTTGAGTGGTGCCGCACCGCTCGCCAAAACGGACGCCGATAGATTCTACGAGAAACACAACGTTGACccaaaagttttaaagtttcgTCAAGGTGGGTTTATAAAATCGTATCATTGCGCGTGGCGCAATATTTTCGATCCTCTAGCAAGTGAAATGTCTATCGAGCTTCGCGGGTCAAATTTTCGAATTCACATTTCAAtgtgtacaaattaaaaaatttttttttaatactttttttctgaAAGAGGAGAAAATTTTGAATTCGTAAACTTTACAAGCCGAACGATCGTTGTACGATAAGGTACGAACGATAAGGTATTTGAGCTAAATAAGATCGaggattatataattatctactTTTAAGTTTACTAtttaaaaacgcattttatGCTTAGAGAATATGCTTACAATATTTTGTTGGACGTAGGAAAAGCGGTACTGAAGAATTATAACTGGCAGCAACGCGTTTATTCGGTGCAAACTTTATGACGTAATGAATGTACAAGTAtccaaatttagaaaaattaaacgtccatatatataatagtatatttaatttcctaattaaagaaaataaatttatatattaatttttttttaataaacatgttTTCTTAAAAACTGTCGCACTCATCAAATAACGCCCAGTTATATCAATGTAACTTGCTTGTGGGAATtacattagagagtaataaagCATGCTGCTAACTTTCGCTAGCTAAAACTTTATCCAAATGGCTAGAAATTTCCAAAGATATAAAGATTCattaaaaatcacattaaagataattgtaatgtttaagAGTAGACTAAAGAATAAACTCTAAGAAATGttgtttttgtaattgatagttattttaaaaataatttataagataaaaagtttagtttctttgttatttttattataatatttttcaaggtTACGGAATGACAGAAAGTTCGCCAACTGTGTGCATAGAACTTGGACAGAAATATTCTAGTGTTGGGAAAAATATTGCTAGTTGCCAAATACGCTTGGTGGACATAAAGACACAGAAGGATATCACTACTCCAGGTCAAACTGGTGAAATTTGGGTAAAAGGACCTCACATTATGAAAGGATATCTAAATGACGAAGAAGCTACGAAGAATACTATAACTGATGATGGATGGCTGAAAACGGGCGATGTCGCATATTTCGATGAAGATTTTGATTTCTATATTACAGACAGATTAAAGGAACTCATCAAAGTCAAAGGATTTCAGGTAACAATCTGTTCTGACAAGAAAAGagctttttttttcattttaatcagTACTTTGATATAAGTGGTTGTGTGGTTGGTCCACTTGGtccttcttaataaaaaataattgtaatataccATATAATATACTGTATAACAGAGTATgttataattactatattataaaatatatgataattattttttattaattctcttaACCAGTAACTtaattgcaataactataacatagttcacttaactataaTCATAATTCTATTCATAAagctaatataattatttccttAGTGTTGCCAtcactataatttttattcttattgtcATAGATGAAAGAGTGAAAGGGCGAGTGAGAGACTGAATGAGCGAGCAAGAGAAAGTGAAAAAGGATTTGCGTGTATTATTGACAATAGCGAATGAGCGAGCGAGACAGCAAGAGAAAGCAAAATAGCAGTTTCTCTTTTTGCACCCTTTCATTGTATGTGAATATACATGTTAGCCGTATTTCGATGCACATTTTCAATATGCATGCATAAGAGTGAGCGAGAGAATAAGGAGCTTTGAGTTTTGAAGTTCCGCGATTTGACTGTACCTTATTTCTTGCAGACGTTTGAAGTGTTTACTTTCCATAATTTGAAACGTTACTTTTGCTTGATCGAAGGTACCGCCGGCGGAATTGGAAGCGGTACTGCGGACACATCCAGACGTGGAGGAAGCAGCAGTGATAGGTATTCCGCACGAGAGATATGGTGAGGTACCGAAAGCATTTGTAATGGTAAGCAAGGGTAAGAAGCCTACGGAGGACGACATTAAGAATTTCGTAAAAGGAAAGGTCTCCGACTACAAGCAACTGAAAGGTATAACTcgattattttcaaatgttaCACCATTGAGATTTCTAATTGCCTTGCAAGCAGTTTAATTACTATATCGATAATGTGTTGTGGTCTTTAGAACaattattatctaaatatttatagaaatgtcTCAAATATCTTGAGAGAGAACTAGTTgtcatataattaaattaaattaaatctgagAAATTAGGGTTAGAGAAGAATTGTGCAGCTGAAATTTTTCGTAGAAAAATTTGAGTATTatgtttgtttttctttttctcaggTGGAGTCACATTCCTTGACGATATTCCGAAAAATCCGAGTGGAAAAATTCTAAGATCAAAGTTAAAGCAAGTCTACAAATCTTAACACCATCAatgtaatatcattttaataaatttattttatttaatcgtttTTTGGAGGCTCTACAATATTGTTATTACCTAAAGTTATCGAAATTCAAcaattactatatttaaattttttacatatatctagttttcgttatttaacaaaaaaatatagttacaattttttaaattttggacgCAAAAAGGGTtgtaaataagaatataataaaaaatttagtttataatggCTCATGCAGCGAAAATGAAtgtattattttgcaatttcagataagaaatattaatttttactgttaAACGACAAAGTGgattcaattttttcataatcttttgtacaaataacacaaaatttatagtgtgataaaataaatgtaagaattaTGAGGTTTCATAcacaaagagaaaatataatgtACCTAATATTCGTACCCCTTAATTCGACTTTCGCATGAGTCACGTCTTCATTCTGgtatcacaataatattaattgcatgATATTGTACTACTTATCTTGTAATACAAATATCGAAAGATGCGCATAATATGGACGCTCAATTACACCAGTGTTCGGTAAaagtgtgtatacatatataaaacagaaatggacaattttttgaataaagaaTAATCAATAACGAATAAAGCTTTATTtatgaataacgaataatttttattcgaataaaaatttatttatcattcgtaaataaaatcttatttattattcgttatttacataacacaaataaaaattataaataaaattttgtaaataaaattatatttgaattagcAATTGATATTATAGCTTTCCAACGTAAGCTGAGTTCAAGAGTATTCTAAAGaatattttcatgaaatattttcctAATCATtcacgtgtgcgtgcgtgcgcgcgggtgcgtgcgcgtgtgtgcgcgtgtgtgcgcgtgtgtgcgcgcgtgtgcgtgtgtgtctgtctgtatatattatattatgatgCACGCGCCCGCACCTGTGTGTATGTTGGCTATTATGTGTGGAGCTagtatcaaagttttattttttttagtcatttattaaatataatactaataatgaGAAAAGGAATTAATatgcagataaaaaaaaataataaaagtaaaaaataatacaaa harbors:
- the LOC105196439 gene encoding probable 4-coumarate--CoA ligase 3 isoform X1, whose protein sequence is MATHAFRGIQRLSQIFDAGIRTLNPILRYASTSSQTKIITGPNNEKIIMPPDGEASYPETLVHEFVWNDSENYPNHIALECGISGKKYTFAQAKDATSYIGRSLRNMGLKKGDVVALMAPNFPDTVLSLLGIMSGGLIVTTINPQYTAEEMQKQLLKINAKAMIMSTEIASRVRATTRACLPRETPFIVIDDKTGPMPEGSIPFDDLITRGKSLSPLNINTNCDDVALLPFSSGTTGLPKGVMLTHRNLVSNMMMTQTTLNPFQPTTSTYQEVILAVLPLFHIYGINCTAFPRLAFGGKVVTIPKFQPETFVKVLEKNKITVLFCVPPMVLFLTSSPLVKKHYFDHMHMMLSGAAPLAKTDADRFYEKHNVDPKVLKFRQGYGMTESSPTVCIELGQKYSSVGKNIASCQIRLVDIKTQKDITTPGQTGEIWVKGPHIMKGYLNDEEATKNTITDDGWLKTGDVAYFDEDFDFYITDRLKELIKVKGFQVPPAELEAVLRTHPDVEEAAVIGIPHERYGEVPKAFVMVSKGKKPTEDDIKNFVKGKVSDYKQLKGGVTFLDDIPKNPSGKILRSKLKQVYKS
- the LOC105196439 gene encoding 4-coumarate--CoA ligase 2 isoform X2; protein product: MATHAFRGIQRLSQIFDAGIRTLNPILRYASTSSQTKIITGPNNEKIIMPPDGEASYPETLVHEFVWNDSENYPNHIALECGISGKKYTFAQAKDATSYIGRSLRNMGLKKGDVVALMAPNFPDTVLSLLGIMSGGLIVTTINPQYTAEEMQKQLLKINAKAMIMSTEIASRVRATTRACLPRETPFIVIDDKTGPMPEGSIPFDDLITRGKSLSPLNINTNCDDVALLPFSSGTTGLPKGVMLTHRNLVSNMMMTQTTLNPFQPTTSTYQEVILAVLPLFHIYGINCTAFPRLAFGGKVVTIPKFQPETFVKVLEKNKITVLFCVPPMVLFLTSSPLVKKHYFDHMHMMLSGAAPLAKTDADRFYEKHNVDPKVLKFRQGYGMTESSPTVCIELGQKYSSVGKNIASCQIRLVDIKTQKDITTPGQTGEIWVKGPHIMKGYLNDEEATKNTITDDGWLKTGDVAYFDEDFDFYITDRLKELIKVKGFQMKE